Proteins co-encoded in one Kutzneria chonburiensis genomic window:
- a CDS encoding FAD-dependent oxidoreductase — translation MTRILIIGGGIAGTSAALAVHKAGFDATVYEAHPNTGADIGAFLTLASNGMIALAQLDAAEAIARVGFPLTSMRITANTGDVLGVTPIGEQDDPLKHYRCIGRAELGAALREEAVRRGIEIVHGKRLTNIDDDTVTFADGSTATGDLILGADGLNSTTRQLFAPTTPRYAGQRVFYGYTSDAKPDHEPGRIDMVRGSGAAMGYTVSPQGETNWFCRVADDELSADDIAAGTPEHWRAVLLPLVEADNTPAAEIIAATADRLMVTNAKDLPEGMPWRSGRLLLIGDAAHAASPATGQGASMAIEDAVVLGKALRDLGVTTEALEAYESLRRPRVEQNIATSARFTAARTSSQTPPQARPAPSGDADLMAQLDWSQSI, via the coding sequence GTGACGCGAATCCTGATCATCGGCGGCGGCATCGCGGGCACGTCGGCGGCCCTGGCCGTGCACAAGGCGGGCTTCGACGCGACCGTGTACGAGGCCCACCCGAACACCGGCGCCGACATCGGAGCCTTCCTCACGCTGGCCAGCAACGGCATGATCGCGCTGGCCCAGCTGGACGCGGCCGAGGCGATCGCCCGGGTCGGCTTCCCGCTGACCAGCATGCGCATCACCGCGAACACCGGCGATGTGCTGGGCGTCACACCGATCGGCGAGCAGGACGACCCGCTGAAGCACTACCGCTGCATCGGTCGGGCCGAACTGGGTGCGGCGCTGCGCGAAGAAGCGGTCCGCCGGGGTATCGAGATCGTGCACGGCAAGCGCCTGACCAACATCGACGACGACACGGTGACCTTCGCGGACGGCAGCACGGCCACCGGCGACCTGATCCTCGGCGCGGACGGCCTCAACTCGACGACCCGGCAGCTGTTCGCGCCGACCACGCCCCGCTACGCCGGCCAGCGCGTCTTCTACGGCTACACCTCGGACGCGAAGCCGGACCACGAGCCGGGCCGGATCGACATGGTCCGCGGCAGCGGCGCGGCGATGGGCTACACGGTGTCGCCGCAGGGCGAGACCAACTGGTTCTGCCGCGTGGCCGACGACGAACTGAGCGCCGACGACATCGCCGCCGGTACGCCCGAGCACTGGCGCGCCGTGCTGTTGCCGCTGGTCGAAGCGGACAACACGCCGGCGGCGGAGATCATCGCGGCCACCGCGGACCGGCTGATGGTGACCAACGCCAAGGATCTGCCGGAAGGCATGCCATGGCGGTCGGGCCGGCTGCTGCTGATCGGCGACGCCGCCCACGCCGCCTCCCCGGCCACGGGCCAGGGCGCGTCGATGGCCATCGAGGACGCGGTGGTGCTGGGCAAGGCCCTGCGCGACCTCGGCGTGACGACCGAGGCGCTGGAAGCCTACGAATCCCTGCGCCGGCCCCGGGTCGAGCAGAACATCGCCACGAGTGCCCGGTTCACCGCGGCGCGCACGTCCTCGCAGACCCCGCCGCAGGCCCGGCCGGCCCCGTCCGGCGACGCGGACCTGATGGCACAGCTCGATTGGTCGCAATCGATCTGA